A part of Salmo trutta chromosome 15, fSalTru1.1, whole genome shotgun sequence genomic DNA contains:
- the LOC115148930 gene encoding nuclear pore complex protein Nup98-Nup96 isoform X4, with protein MFNKSFGAPFGGGTGGFGTSSTFGQQNTGFGATTGGFGASAFGATNNTGGLFGATQNKPGGLFGSSTFSQPVTSSTSSGFGFGAASGTSTSLFGSTNTGGGGGLFSQQSNAFGAAKPASFGTFGTSAASSGGLFGATNSNPFGGASASLFGASGFTQQAAQPGTTVKFNPATGSDTMVKGGVTTSINTKHQCITAMKEYENKSLEELRLEDYQAGRKGPTNPMAAPTGGLFGVAAAATPSTGAAGLFGSSATNTGFSFGQAKTNFGTSTGGFGAATGSLFGQQQQPQQAQQAASLFKPFGQATTTPNTGFSFGNTSTMGQPQQTSTMGGLFGSTAASQAGGLFGNTAQTTPATGFGTGTGLFGQTNTAFGNVGTQSLFGNKTAGFGATTTSASSFGTGTGLFGNKSALTLGTGTNPSNFGFGPTAAGGSLFGNKTAAGGLGTGLGAGFGAAVGTGQMSLFGNNKTLGSTLGTMGAFGPQGFSTGTSTLGFGAQQQPVALTDPNAAAAQQAVLQQQINALAYSPFGDSPLFRNPLSDPKKKEERLKPTNPAAQKALTTPTHYKLTPRPATRVRPKALTSSGSSKSQLFDGLDDDEPSLTNGAFMPRKSIKKLVLKNLNGSSLYSSPINRDTDDLASPPEYPLNGLSASVDEDDYVREVVEGGDDLEINKFYTKPNLQDTISELNAHRVGARGRNGLEVSSEDISLGEDSIQEEREEEVQEVPPHPAGIVLCRVGYYTIPAMDELAKMVDENGVCVVENFTVGRKGYGSVFFHGEVNVTGLNLDEIVHFRRKEVIVYPDDKNKPAEGEGLNRRAEVTLDGVWPNDKTTCTQIKNPERLSEMNYEGRLENASRKQGARFLEYRPETGSWVFEVAHFSKYGLLDSDEDEEVPLKVDPKKLKTATTLPPGLQQLPPSQKQVAPQAQSTAVLELLSRMSEVDSDMADITQDAPGESMLGEEEGESGMGEEKGSRLGTVTPTEHNLVSASSQIASSLGINPHTLQIMKASLFAEDDDGDMFLEQGGMKSSLDRASPRILLPGTQGRPSIGGLLQTRFSGAGLFPQLPDVPFGGGIPGRLSMSRPSAVVPEPSRLSPWPSLGPSFLLPAPVAETTVRTVGARRLGGPVAPENSVTLGKGRLLMDAALFTGRSFRVGWGPGWTLVHCGDRLSGAGDKEQDQGDTGAGGFGFLPKPAKSKQLSDSPFKVVIEQVVGLEPRDSEESQAVYQRPLEIGLKHSTISTEGACPFIQPQSGVAALHEYVEWITDLNQEAGAGDAVLAHWALVWTLCEALWGRLGTTEPEPGTSGYLQQLERRRSFSAWLSHSATQRIEQEVGLSQAGGHVEAIFSYLTGHRISDACRLAQKSGDHRLSLLLSQAVGSQYGRELLALQLGDWNRMQTDSFLQEERLRIFALLAGKPVWQSTDCVVNVCSELDWKRCLAVHLWYMLPPTASIADALAKYEAAFQGSAEGQKYACAPLPPYLGQSDPLDMEEEESKRPLYDICFHLLKLYSDRHYSLQELLDPLTVTWERLDYRLSWHLWSVLQALHYTHLSPARQGLIHTSYAAQLESAGLWDMAIYVLLHISEDMLRERAVREMLQLHCPLLETEESAQKERFLTERLLIPEQWLHLAKATRARRETDRHREALHLYRAGHWNLCHRLVIQHLASDCIINDNHEYLLEFLEGLAVPERSAVIQDWDTAGRVYLDYIRVIQTLHAIQQMDGAGYKLERLHTEVTSLCSRIELLPCSTAKDRLAQSEMAKRVANILRVVLSLQQGGEGGEIPLSQLAPHIGRLPMPEDYALEELRSLTQSYLRQLIVS; from the exons ATGTTCAACAAGTCATTTGGTGCTCCTTTCGGGGGAGGGACAGGAGGATTTGGGACTTCATCCACGTTTGGACAACAAA ACACTGGCTTCGGGGCGACGACAGGTGGCTTCGGGGCCTCAGCGTTTGGGGCAACCAACAACACTGGAGGACTCTTTGGGGCAACGCAGAATAAACCAG GTGGCCTGTTTGGTTCCAGTACGTTCAGCCAGCCCGTAACGTCGTCCACCAGTAGCGGCTTTGGGTTTGGCGCGGCCAGCGGCACGTCCACTAGCCTGTTCGGCAGCACCAACACGGGCGGCGGCGGAGGACTCTTCTCCCAGCAGAGCAATGCTTTCGGAGCCGCCAAACCAGCCTCCTTTGGCA CGTTTGGCACGAGCGCAGCCAGCAGCGGGGGGCTGTTTGGGGCGACCAACTCCAACCCCTTCGGAGGGGCGTCTGCCTCCCTGTTCGGAGCTTCAGGGTTCACTCAGCAAGCCGCTCAGCCAGGCACCACTGTCAAGTTCAAT CCTGCAACAGGAAGTGACACCATGGTGAAAGGGGGTGTGACCACGAGCATTAACACCAAGCACCAGTGCATCACGGCCATGAAGGAGTATGAGAACAAATCACTGGAG GAGCTGAGGTTGGAGGACTACCAGGCAGGAAGGAAGGGCCCCACTAACCCCATGGCTGCACCAACGGGGGGTCTCTTTGGGGTTGCGGCCGCAGCCACCCCCAGTACGGGGGCTGCAGGGCTGTTCGGCTCCTCAGCCACCAACACAGGCTTCTCCTTCGGCCAGGCCAAAACCAACTTCGGCACCA GTACTGGTGGGTTTGGTGCAGCCACAGGCAGTCTGTTTGGCCAGCAGCAACAGCCCCAGCAGGCCCAGCAGGCAGCCAGCCTGTTCAAGCCCTTCGGTCAGGCCACAACCACACCCAACACAGGATTCTCCTTCGGCAACACCAGCACCATGGGTCAGCCCCAACAAACCAGCACCATG ggGGGTCTGTTTGGGAGCACCGCGGCATCCCAGGCAGGGGGATTGTTTGGAAACACAGCTCAGACCACACCAGCCACAGGCTTTGGGACAGGCACTGGGCTCTTCGGACAAACCAACACCGCCTTCGGGAACGTCGGCACACAG AGCTTGTTTGGTAATAAGACTGCAGGGTTTGGCGCCACCACCACCAGCGCCTCGTCGTTTGGCACAGGCACCGGCCTCTTCGGCAACAAATCCGCCCTCACCCTCGGAACAGGCACCAACCCATCTAACTTCG GTTTTGGGCCCACTGCTGCTGGCGGAAGCCTCTTTGGGAACAAGACGGCAGCAGGAGGACTGGGGACCGGACTGGGAGCCGGCTTTGGAGCAG CGGTGGGCACTGGGCAGATGTCTCTGTTTGGGAATAACAAGACACTGGGTTCCACTCTGGGAACAATGGGAGCGTTCGGACCGCAGGGATTCAGCACAGGAACCAGCACTCTGGGCTTTGGAGCACAACAACAGCCCGTCG cgcTGACGGACCCTAACGCGGCAGCGGCCCAACAGGCAGTGCTGCAGCAGCAGATCAATGCTCTGGCCTACTCCCCCTTTGGTGACTCCCCTCTCTTCAGAAACCCCCTCTCTGACCCCAAGAAGAAGGAGGAGCGTCTAAAGCCCACCAATCCGGCAGCCCAGAAGGCGTTGACCACGCCCACTCACTACAAGCTGACGCCGCGGCCTGCGACACGTGTGCGGCCCAAAGCTCTGACATCTTCAGGCTCCTCCAAGTCTCAGCTGTTTGACGGGCTGGATGACGACGAGCCTTCTCTCACCAATGGAGCCTTCATGCCCAG GAAGAGCATCAAGAAGCTGGTGCTGAAGAACCTGAATGGCAGCAGCCTGTACAGCAGCCCAATCAACAGAGacacagatgacctggcctctccACCGGAGTACCCCCTCAACGGACTCAG TGCCAGTGTGGACGAGGATGATTATGtgagggaggtggtggagggaggggatgacCTGGAGATCAACAAGTTCTACACCAAGCCCAACCTGCAGGACACCATCTCAGAGCTTAACGCCCATAGGGTGGGGGCCAGGGGCAGGAATGGCCTGGAG GTGAGCAGCGAGGACATATCGCTGGGAGAGGACTCCATACAggaggagcgagaggaggaggTGCAGGAGGTTCCCCCACACCCTGCAGGTATCGTTCTGTGCCGTGTGGGCTACTATACCATCCCCGCCATGGACGAGCTGGCCAAGATGGTGGACGAGAACGGCGTGTGTGTGGTGGAGAACTTCACCGTGGGCAGAAAAG GTTACGGCTCAGTGTTTTTCCATGGTGAGGTGAATGTGACGGGGCTGAACCTGGATGAGATTGTTCACTTCAGACGCAAAGAGGTCATCGTCTACCCCGACGACAAGAACAAGCCTGCTGAGGGGGAGGGGCTCAACAG gCGAGCGGAGGTGACTCTGGATGGGGTGTGGCCTAATGATAAGACCACTTGTACTCAGATAAAGAACCCTGAGCGTCTGTCTGAGATGAACTACGAGGGCCGCCTGGAGAACGCCTCACGCAAACAGGGCGCCCGCTTCCTTGAGTACCGCCCCGAGACCGGCTCCTGGGTGTTTGAA gtGGCCCACTTCTCTAAGTACGGCCTGCTGGACTCTGACGAGGATGAGGAAGTGCCTCTCAAAGTGGACCCCAAGAAGCTGAAGACAGCCACAACACTTCCCCCGGGGCTGCAGCAGCTTCCTCCCTCCCAGAAGCAGGTGGCGCCACAGGCTCAG TCCACGGCGGTGCTGGAGCTGCTGAGCCGCATGTCTGAGGTGGACAGTGACATGGCCGACATTACCCAGGATGCCCCAGGGGAGAGCAtgttgggggaggaggagggggagagcggCATGGGGGAGGAGAAGGGCAGTCGGCTGGGGACTGTGACCCCCACAGAACACAACCTTGTCTCTGCATCCAGTCAGATCGCCTCCTCGCTGGGAATCAACCCTCACACTCTCCAG ATCATGAAGGCATCTCTGTTTGctgaggatgatgatggtgacATGTTCCTGGAGCAGGGAGGGATGAAGAGCTCTCTAGACAGGGCCTCCCCTCGCATCCTCCTGCCTGGCACTCAGGGCAGGCCCTCCA tCGGTGGTCTCCTGCAGACTCGTTTCAGCGGGGCAGGTCTCTTCCCTCAGCTCCCTGACGTGCCCTTTGGAGGGGGCATTCCCGGGAGGCTGTCCATGTCTCGGCCTTCCGCTGTGGTTCCTGAGCCCTCGCGGCTCTCCCCCTGGCCCTCGCTGGGGCCCTCTTTCCTGCTGCCGGCCCCAGTGGCAGAGACCACTGTTCGGACGGTGGGGGCTCGACGCCTGGGGGGCCCTGTAGCCCCAGAGAACTCAGTCACACTGGGGAAG GGCCGTCTGCTGATGGATGCAGCTCTGTTCACGGGCCGGTCGTTCCGGGTTGGCTGGGGTCCAGGCTGGACTCTGGTCCACTGTGGAGACAGGCTGAGTGGGGCTGGGGACAAGGAGCAGGACCAAGGAGACACAGGAGCTGGAGGTTTTGGATTCCTGCCTAAACCTGCCAAGAGCAAACA ACTCTCAGACAGTCCGTTCAAGGTGGTGATCGAGCAGGTGGTTGGTCTGGAGCCGCGGGACAGTGAGGAGAGCCAGGCGGTGTACCAGCGGCCCCTGGAGATCGGCCTGAAGCacagcaccatcagtacagaggGGGCTTGCCCCTTCATCCAGCCCCAGAGTGGGGTGGCCGCCTTGCACGAGTACGTGGAGTGGATCACAGACCTCAACCAGGAGGCTGGTGCCGGAGACG CGGTCCTGGCTCACTGGGCTCTGGTGTGGACTCTGTGTGAGGCCCTGTGGGGTCGGCTGGGTACGACAGAGCCAGAGCCTGGTACCAGCGGCTACCTGCAGcagctggagaggaggaggagcttcTCAGCCTGGCTGTCCCACAGCGCCACCCAGAGGATCGAGCAGGAGGTGGGCCTGAGCCAGGCGGGAGGACACGTGGAGGCCATCTTCAGCTACCTCACTGGACACCGCATCAGTGACGCCTGCAGGCTGGCTCAGAAGAGTG GGGACCACCGCCTCTCCCTGCTGCTGTCCCAGGCGGTGGGCTCTCAGTACGGCCGGGAGCTGCTGGCGCTGCAGCTTGGAGACTGGAACAGAATGCAGACGGACTCATTCCTGCAGGAGGAGAGGCTACGCATCTTCGCCCTGCTCGCCGGGAAACCT GTGTGGCAGTCTACAGACTGTGTGGTGAATGTGTGTTCAGAGCTGGACTGGAAGCGTTGTTTGgcggtccacctgtggtacatgcTGCCTCCCACCGCCTCCATCGCTGACGCCCTGGCCAAGTACGAAGCCGCCTTCCAGGGCTCTGCAGAGGGTCAGAAGTATGCCTGCGCCCCCCTGCCCCCCTACCTCGGCCAATCAGACCCGCTGGACATGGAGGAAGAAGAGTCTAAACGGCCACTCTACGACATCTGTTTCCACCTGCTCAAACTATACAGCGACAG acaCTACAGCCTGCAGGAGTTGTTGGACCCGCTGACGGTGACATGGGAGCGTCTGGACTACCGTCTGAGCTGGCACCTGTGGTCGGTCCTGCAGGCGCTGCACTACACACACCTGAGCCCCGCCCGGCAGGGCCTCATACACACCAGCTACGCTGCCCAGCTGGAGAGCGCTGGCCTCTGGGACATGGCAATCTATGTACTGCTGCACATATCTGAGGACAT gcTCCGTGAGCGTGCGGTGAGGGAGATGCTCCAGCTCCACTGCCCTCTGCTGGAGACGGAGGAGTCTGCCCAGAAAGAGCGCTTCCTCACAGAAAGACTACTGATCCCAGAACAGTGGCTCCACCTGGCCAAAGCTACTAGAGccagaagagagacagacagacacagagaggccCTGCACCTGTACAGAGCAGGCCACTGGAACCTCTGCCACAGGCTGGTCATACAACACCTGGCCTCAG ACTGTATCATTAATGATAACCATGAGTACCTGTTGGAGTTCTTGGAGGGGCTGGCTGTTCCAGAGCGCAGTGCTGTGATCCAGGACTGGGACACGGCAGGCAGAGTCTACCTGGACTACATCAGAGTCATACAGACCTTACACGCCATACAACAG ATGGACGGTGCTGGTTATAAGCTGGAACGTCTACACACCGAGGTGACATCACTCTGCAGCAGGATAGAGCTCCTCCCCTGCTCCACCGCCAAGGACCGCCTCGCCCAATCAG agATGGCCAAGCGCGTGGCTAACATCCTGCGTGTGGTGTTGAGTCTGCAGCAGGGTGGTGAGGGTGGCGAGATCCCCTTGTCCCAGCTAGCGCCCCACATCGGCCGTCTGCCCATGCCTGAGGACTATGCCCTCGAGGAGCTCCGCAGCCTCACCCAATCATACCTGAGACAGCTCATCGTCAGCTAA
- the LOC115148930 gene encoding nuclear pore complex protein Nup98-Nup96 isoform X2, with the protein MFNKSFGAPFGGGTGGFGTSSTFGQQNTGFGATTGGFGASAFGATNNTGGLFGATQNKPVVTANPQQIQTGAGRGGGLFGSSTFSQPVTSSTSSGFGFGAASGTSTSLFGSTNTGGGGGLFSQQSNAFGAAKPASFGTFGTSAASSGGLFGATNSNPFGGASASLFGASGFTQQAAQPGTTVKFNPATGSDTMVKGGVTTSINTKHQCITAMKEYENKSLEELRLEDYQAGRKGPTNPMAAPTGGLFGVAAAATPSTGAAGLFGSSATNTGFSFGQAKTNFGTSTGGFGAATGSLFGQQQQPQQAQQAASLFKPFGQATTTPNTGFSFGNTSTMGQPQQTSTMGGLFGSTAASQAGGLFGNTAQTTPATGFGTGTGLFGQTNTAFGNVGTQSLFGNKTAGFGATTTSASSFGTGTGLFGNKSALTLGTGTNPSNFGFGPTAAGGSLFGNKTAAGGLGTGLGAGFGAAVGTGQMSLFGNNKTLGSTLGTMGAFGPQGFSTGTSTLGFGAQQQPVALTDPNAAAAQQAVLQQQINALAYSPFGDSPLFRNPLSDPKKKEERLKPTNPAAQKALTTPTHYKLTPRPATRVRPKALTSSGSSKSQLFDGLDDDEPSLTNGAFMPRKSIKKLVLKNLNGSSLYSSPINRDTDDLASPPEYPLNGLSASVDEDDYVREVVEGGDDLEINKFYTKPNLQDTISELNAHRVGARGRNGLEVSSEDISLGEDSIQEEREEEVQEVPPHPAGIVLCRVGYYTIPAMDELAKMVDENGVCVVENFTVGRKGYGSVFFHGEVNVTGLNLDEIVHFRRKEVIVYPDDKNKPAEGEGLNRRAEVTLDGVWPNDKTTCTQIKNPERLSEMNYEGRLENASRKQGARFLEYRPETGSWVFEVAHFSKYGLLDSDEDEEVPLKVDPKKLKTATTLPPGLQQLPPSQKQVAPQAQSTAVLELLSRMSEVDSDMADITQDAPGESMLGEEEGESGMGEEKGSRLGTVTPTEHNLVSASSQIASSLGINPHTLQIMKASLFAEDDDGDMFLEQGGMKSSLDRASPRILLPGTQGRPSIGGLLQTRFSGAGLFPQLPDVPFGGGIPGRLSMSRPSAVVPEPSRLSPWPSLGPSFLLPAPVAETTVRTVGARRLGGPVAPENSVTLGKGRLLMDAALFTGRSFRVGWGPGWTLVHCGDRLSGAGDKEQDQGDTGAGGFGFLPKPAKSKQLSDSPFKVVIEQVVGLEPRDSEESQAVYQRPLEIGLKHSTISTEGACPFIQPQSGVAALHEYVEWITDLNQEAGAGDAVLAHWALVWTLCEALWGRLGTTEPEPGTSGYLQQLERRRSFSAWLSHSATQRIEQEVGLSQAGGHVEAIFSYLTGHRISDACRLAQKSGDHRLSLLLSQAVGSQYGRELLALQLGDWNRMQTDSFLQEERLRIFALLAGKPVWQSTDCVVNVCSELDWKRCLAVHLWYMLPPTASIADALAKYEAAFQGSAEGQKYACAPLPPYLGQSDPLDMEEEESKRPLYDICFHLLKLYSDRHYSLQELLDPLTVTWERLDYRLSWHLWSVLQALHYTHLSPARQGLIHTSYAAQLESAGLWDMAIYVLLHISEDMLRERAVREMLQLHCPLLETEESAQKERFLTERLLIPEQWLHLAKATRARRETDRHREALHLYRAGHWNLCHRLVIQHLASDCIINDNHEYLLEFLEGLAVPERSAVIQDWDTAGRVYLDYIRVIQTLHAIQQMDGAGYKLERLHTEVTSLCSRIELLPCSTAKDRLAQSEMAKRVANILRVVLSLQQGGEGGEIPLSQLAPHIGRLPMPEDYALEELRSLTQSYLRQLIVS; encoded by the exons ATGTTCAACAAGTCATTTGGTGCTCCTTTCGGGGGAGGGACAGGAGGATTTGGGACTTCATCCACGTTTGGACAACAAA ACACTGGCTTCGGGGCGACGACAGGTGGCTTCGGGGCCTCAGCGTTTGGGGCAACCAACAACACTGGAGGACTCTTTGGGGCAACGCAGAATAAACCAG TGGTGACAGCCAATCCTCAACAAATCCAAACTGGTGCAGGTAGAGGAG GTGGCCTGTTTGGTTCCAGTACGTTCAGCCAGCCCGTAACGTCGTCCACCAGTAGCGGCTTTGGGTTTGGCGCGGCCAGCGGCACGTCCACTAGCCTGTTCGGCAGCACCAACACGGGCGGCGGCGGAGGACTCTTCTCCCAGCAGAGCAATGCTTTCGGAGCCGCCAAACCAGCCTCCTTTGGCA CGTTTGGCACGAGCGCAGCCAGCAGCGGGGGGCTGTTTGGGGCGACCAACTCCAACCCCTTCGGAGGGGCGTCTGCCTCCCTGTTCGGAGCTTCAGGGTTCACTCAGCAAGCCGCTCAGCCAGGCACCACTGTCAAGTTCAAT CCTGCAACAGGAAGTGACACCATGGTGAAAGGGGGTGTGACCACGAGCATTAACACCAAGCACCAGTGCATCACGGCCATGAAGGAGTATGAGAACAAATCACTGGAG GAGCTGAGGTTGGAGGACTACCAGGCAGGAAGGAAGGGCCCCACTAACCCCATGGCTGCACCAACGGGGGGTCTCTTTGGGGTTGCGGCCGCAGCCACCCCCAGTACGGGGGCTGCAGGGCTGTTCGGCTCCTCAGCCACCAACACAGGCTTCTCCTTCGGCCAGGCCAAAACCAACTTCGGCACCA GTACTGGTGGGTTTGGTGCAGCCACAGGCAGTCTGTTTGGCCAGCAGCAACAGCCCCAGCAGGCCCAGCAGGCAGCCAGCCTGTTCAAGCCCTTCGGTCAGGCCACAACCACACCCAACACAGGATTCTCCTTCGGCAACACCAGCACCATGGGTCAGCCCCAACAAACCAGCACCATG ggGGGTCTGTTTGGGAGCACCGCGGCATCCCAGGCAGGGGGATTGTTTGGAAACACAGCTCAGACCACACCAGCCACAGGCTTTGGGACAGGCACTGGGCTCTTCGGACAAACCAACACCGCCTTCGGGAACGTCGGCACACAG AGCTTGTTTGGTAATAAGACTGCAGGGTTTGGCGCCACCACCACCAGCGCCTCGTCGTTTGGCACAGGCACCGGCCTCTTCGGCAACAAATCCGCCCTCACCCTCGGAACAGGCACCAACCCATCTAACTTCG GTTTTGGGCCCACTGCTGCTGGCGGAAGCCTCTTTGGGAACAAGACGGCAGCAGGAGGACTGGGGACCGGACTGGGAGCCGGCTTTGGAGCAG CGGTGGGCACTGGGCAGATGTCTCTGTTTGGGAATAACAAGACACTGGGTTCCACTCTGGGAACAATGGGAGCGTTCGGACCGCAGGGATTCAGCACAGGAACCAGCACTCTGGGCTTTGGAGCACAACAACAGCCCGTCG cgcTGACGGACCCTAACGCGGCAGCGGCCCAACAGGCAGTGCTGCAGCAGCAGATCAATGCTCTGGCCTACTCCCCCTTTGGTGACTCCCCTCTCTTCAGAAACCCCCTCTCTGACCCCAAGAAGAAGGAGGAGCGTCTAAAGCCCACCAATCCGGCAGCCCAGAAGGCGTTGACCACGCCCACTCACTACAAGCTGACGCCGCGGCCTGCGACACGTGTGCGGCCCAAAGCTCTGACATCTTCAGGCTCCTCCAAGTCTCAGCTGTTTGACGGGCTGGATGACGACGAGCCTTCTCTCACCAATGGAGCCTTCATGCCCAG GAAGAGCATCAAGAAGCTGGTGCTGAAGAACCTGAATGGCAGCAGCCTGTACAGCAGCCCAATCAACAGAGacacagatgacctggcctctccACCGGAGTACCCCCTCAACGGACTCAG TGCCAGTGTGGACGAGGATGATTATGtgagggaggtggtggagggaggggatgacCTGGAGATCAACAAGTTCTACACCAAGCCCAACCTGCAGGACACCATCTCAGAGCTTAACGCCCATAGGGTGGGGGCCAGGGGCAGGAATGGCCTGGAG GTGAGCAGCGAGGACATATCGCTGGGAGAGGACTCCATACAggaggagcgagaggaggaggTGCAGGAGGTTCCCCCACACCCTGCAGGTATCGTTCTGTGCCGTGTGGGCTACTATACCATCCCCGCCATGGACGAGCTGGCCAAGATGGTGGACGAGAACGGCGTGTGTGTGGTGGAGAACTTCACCGTGGGCAGAAAAG GTTACGGCTCAGTGTTTTTCCATGGTGAGGTGAATGTGACGGGGCTGAACCTGGATGAGATTGTTCACTTCAGACGCAAAGAGGTCATCGTCTACCCCGACGACAAGAACAAGCCTGCTGAGGGGGAGGGGCTCAACAG gCGAGCGGAGGTGACTCTGGATGGGGTGTGGCCTAATGATAAGACCACTTGTACTCAGATAAAGAACCCTGAGCGTCTGTCTGAGATGAACTACGAGGGCCGCCTGGAGAACGCCTCACGCAAACAGGGCGCCCGCTTCCTTGAGTACCGCCCCGAGACCGGCTCCTGGGTGTTTGAA gtGGCCCACTTCTCTAAGTACGGCCTGCTGGACTCTGACGAGGATGAGGAAGTGCCTCTCAAAGTGGACCCCAAGAAGCTGAAGACAGCCACAACACTTCCCCCGGGGCTGCAGCAGCTTCCTCCCTCCCAGAAGCAGGTGGCGCCACAGGCTCAG TCCACGGCGGTGCTGGAGCTGCTGAGCCGCATGTCTGAGGTGGACAGTGACATGGCCGACATTACCCAGGATGCCCCAGGGGAGAGCAtgttgggggaggaggagggggagagcggCATGGGGGAGGAGAAGGGCAGTCGGCTGGGGACTGTGACCCCCACAGAACACAACCTTGTCTCTGCATCCAGTCAGATCGCCTCCTCGCTGGGAATCAACCCTCACACTCTCCAG ATCATGAAGGCATCTCTGTTTGctgaggatgatgatggtgacATGTTCCTGGAGCAGGGAGGGATGAAGAGCTCTCTAGACAGGGCCTCCCCTCGCATCCTCCTGCCTGGCACTCAGGGCAGGCCCTCCA tCGGTGGTCTCCTGCAGACTCGTTTCAGCGGGGCAGGTCTCTTCCCTCAGCTCCCTGACGTGCCCTTTGGAGGGGGCATTCCCGGGAGGCTGTCCATGTCTCGGCCTTCCGCTGTGGTTCCTGAGCCCTCGCGGCTCTCCCCCTGGCCCTCGCTGGGGCCCTCTTTCCTGCTGCCGGCCCCAGTGGCAGAGACCACTGTTCGGACGGTGGGGGCTCGACGCCTGGGGGGCCCTGTAGCCCCAGAGAACTCAGTCACACTGGGGAAG GGCCGTCTGCTGATGGATGCAGCTCTGTTCACGGGCCGGTCGTTCCGGGTTGGCTGGGGTCCAGGCTGGACTCTGGTCCACTGTGGAGACAGGCTGAGTGGGGCTGGGGACAAGGAGCAGGACCAAGGAGACACAGGAGCTGGAGGTTTTGGATTCCTGCCTAAACCTGCCAAGAGCAAACA ACTCTCAGACAGTCCGTTCAAGGTGGTGATCGAGCAGGTGGTTGGTCTGGAGCCGCGGGACAGTGAGGAGAGCCAGGCGGTGTACCAGCGGCCCCTGGAGATCGGCCTGAAGCacagcaccatcagtacagaggGGGCTTGCCCCTTCATCCAGCCCCAGAGTGGGGTGGCCGCCTTGCACGAGTACGTGGAGTGGATCACAGACCTCAACCAGGAGGCTGGTGCCGGAGACG CGGTCCTGGCTCACTGGGCTCTGGTGTGGACTCTGTGTGAGGCCCTGTGGGGTCGGCTGGGTACGACAGAGCCAGAGCCTGGTACCAGCGGCTACCTGCAGcagctggagaggaggaggagcttcTCAGCCTGGCTGTCCCACAGCGCCACCCAGAGGATCGAGCAGGAGGTGGGCCTGAGCCAGGCGGGAGGACACGTGGAGGCCATCTTCAGCTACCTCACTGGACACCGCATCAGTGACGCCTGCAGGCTGGCTCAGAAGAGTG GGGACCACCGCCTCTCCCTGCTGCTGTCCCAGGCGGTGGGCTCTCAGTACGGCCGGGAGCTGCTGGCGCTGCAGCTTGGAGACTGGAACAGAATGCAGACGGACTCATTCCTGCAGGAGGAGAGGCTACGCATCTTCGCCCTGCTCGCCGGGAAACCT GTGTGGCAGTCTACAGACTGTGTGGTGAATGTGTGTTCAGAGCTGGACTGGAAGCGTTGTTTGgcggtccacctgtggtacatgcTGCCTCCCACCGCCTCCATCGCTGACGCCCTGGCCAAGTACGAAGCCGCCTTCCAGGGCTCTGCAGAGGGTCAGAAGTATGCCTGCGCCCCCCTGCCCCCCTACCTCGGCCAATCAGACCCGCTGGACATGGAGGAAGAAGAGTCTAAACGGCCACTCTACGACATCTGTTTCCACCTGCTCAAACTATACAGCGACAG acaCTACAGCCTGCAGGAGTTGTTGGACCCGCTGACGGTGACATGGGAGCGTCTGGACTACCGTCTGAGCTGGCACCTGTGGTCGGTCCTGCAGGCGCTGCACTACACACACCTGAGCCCCGCCCGGCAGGGCCTCATACACACCAGCTACGCTGCCCAGCTGGAGAGCGCTGGCCTCTGGGACATGGCAATCTATGTACTGCTGCACATATCTGAGGACAT gcTCCGTGAGCGTGCGGTGAGGGAGATGCTCCAGCTCCACTGCCCTCTGCTGGAGACGGAGGAGTCTGCCCAGAAAGAGCGCTTCCTCACAGAAAGACTACTGATCCCAGAACAGTGGCTCCACCTGGCCAAAGCTACTAGAGccagaagagagacagacagacacagagaggccCTGCACCTGTACAGAGCAGGCCACTGGAACCTCTGCCACAGGCTGGTCATACAACACCTGGCCTCAG ACTGTATCATTAATGATAACCATGAGTACCTGTTGGAGTTCTTGGAGGGGCTGGCTGTTCCAGAGCGCAGTGCTGTGATCCAGGACTGGGACACGGCAGGCAGAGTCTACCTGGACTACATCAGAGTCATACAGACCTTACACGCCATACAACAG ATGGACGGTGCTGGTTATAAGCTGGAACGTCTACACACCGAGGTGACATCACTCTGCAGCAGGATAGAGCTCCTCCCCTGCTCCACCGCCAAGGACCGCCTCGCCCAATCAG agATGGCCAAGCGCGTGGCTAACATCCTGCGTGTGGTGTTGAGTCTGCAGCAGGGTGGTGAGGGTGGCGAGATCCCCTTGTCCCAGCTAGCGCCCCACATCGGCCGTCTGCCCATGCCTGAGGACTATGCCCTCGAGGAGCTCCGCAGCCTCACCCAATCATACCTGAGACAGCTCATCGTCAGCTAA